The Coffea eugenioides isolate CCC68of chromosome 8, Ceug_1.0, whole genome shotgun sequence genome has a segment encoding these proteins:
- the LOC113779453 gene encoding uncharacterized protein LOC113779453, giving the protein MQTRPFDSEPVTQERTLIKEYAELLQAEETLYKAKSRVLWLKEGDKNTSFLHRKMKAHTAKNKILALYDDEDVKITDYADLCKEQDIAVCGFYQKLFSLDYLWEADYENRMWQFINPVLSSEQCVYLTARVTLEDIKRAMFHVSTEGCTVLTLVVPKVENAMHMKNLRPIACCNTLHKCYSAILTNKLKKVIPEIISNTQRAFVKGRHILDNVLLMHEVVRDYHRKDGSPRAVIKIDIMKAYDALNWDFLFAAMKLSGFPAKFIALVDKCVTMASFSLNLNGSMVGYFRNELGVKQGDPISPYLFLIAMEIFTKLLNWNIDKC; this is encoded by the exons ATGCAGACTAGGCCTTTTGACTCTGAGCCAGTCACGCAAGAAAGAACTCTAATCAAAGAATATGCTGAACTATTGCAAGCAGAGGAGACCTTATACAAAGCAAAATCCAGAGTGCTGTGGTTAAAAGAGGGAGATAAAAACACCTCCTTTCTTCATAGAAAGATGAAAGCACACACTGCAAAGAACAAGATATTGGCATTATATGATGATGAGGATGTAAAGATCACAGACTATGCTGATCTCTGCAAGGAACAGGATATTGCAGTGTGTGGATTTTATCAAAAGCTTTTTTCTCTGGATTATCTCTGGGAAGCTGACTATGAAAATAGAATGTGGCAATTTATTAATCCTGTACTTAGTAGTGAGCAATGTGTATACTTAACCGCTAGAGTTACTCTTGAAGATATCAAAAGAGCCATGTTTCATGTTTCAACTGAAGGATG TACTGTCCTCACGTTGGTGGTGCCAAAAGTTGAAAATGCTATGCACATGAAGAACCTTAGGCCCATAGCGTGCTGCAATACATTGCACAAGTGCTATTCTGCCATCTTGACCAATAAGCTAAAGAAGGTTATTCCTGAAATTATCAGCAACACACAGCGTGCCTTTGTGAAAGGCAGACACATTCTTGATAATGTTCTCTTGATGCATGAGGTGGTGAGGGATTATCACAGGAAAGATGGATCACCAAGAGCTGTCATAAAGATTGATATTATGAAAGCCTACGACGCCCTGAATTGGGATTTCTTATTTGCTGCTATGAAGCTATCGGGCTTTCCTGCTAAATTCATTGCTTTAGTGGATAAATGTGTGACCATGGCCTCCTTTTCGCTTAACCTAAATGGATCAATGGTAGGATACTTCAGAAACGAATTGGGAGTGAAACAGGGGGATCCTATATCCCCTTATCTGTTTCTAATCGCTATGGAGATATTCACAAAATTACTGAATTGGAACATTGATAAGTGTTGA